The following are from one region of the Microtus pennsylvanicus isolate mMicPen1 chromosome 15, mMicPen1.hap1, whole genome shotgun sequence genome:
- the LOC142835856 gene encoding olfactory receptor 4N4C-like, whose amino-acid sequence METENRTVVIEFILIGLTQSHEIQLLVFVLSLIFYTIILPGNIFIILTILSDPGLGAPLYYLLGNLAFLDASYSFIVTPRMLVDIFSEKKVISYKDCITQLFFLHFLGGGEFLLLVVMAFDRYIAICRPLHYSTVMSPRACYVMLLAPWFGGFVHSVIQVVLILRLPFCGPNHLDNFFCDVPQVIKLACTDTFAVELLMIFNSGLLTLVCFLGLLTSYAVILCHVHRSASEGKNKAISTCTTHVIIIFLMFGPAIFIYTRPFTALAADKVVSFFHTVIFPLMNPVIYTLRNQEVKTSMKKLIIRHIVC is encoded by the coding sequence atggagacagaaaacaggacAGTTGTTATAGAATTCATCCTCATAGGACTCACACAGTCACATGAAATTCAGCTCTTGGTCTTTGTTCTGAGCTTAATTTTCTACACCATCATCTTGCCTGGAAATATCTTCATCATCCTCACCATCTTATCAGACCCTGGGCTCGGTGCCCCACTTTATTACCTCCTGGGAAATTTGGCTTTCCTGGATGCCTCCTATTCCTTCATCGTGACTCCCAGGATGTTGGTAGACATCTTCTCTGAGAAGAAGGTAATCTCCTATAAAGACTGCATCACTCAGCTATTTTTCTTGCACTTTCTTGGAGGAGGGGAATTTTTACTTCTGGTTGTGATGGCCTTCGACCGCTACATTGCCATCTGCAGGCCTTTACACTATTCCACTGTCATGAGCCCTAGAGCCTGCTATGTGATGCTGTTGGCTCCATGGTTTGGAGGTTTTGTTCATTCTGTAATTCAGGTTGTCCTCATCCTCCGCTTGCCCTTCTGTGGTCCAAACCATCTGGATAacttcttctgtgatgttcctcaGGTCATCAAGCTAGCCTGCACAGACACCTTTGCTGTTGAGCTCCTAATGATATTCAACAGTGGCTTGCTTACCCTTGTCTGCTTTCTTGGGTTGCTGACTTCCTATGCAGTTATTTTATGTCATGTTCACAGGTCAGCATctgaaggaaagaacaaagcTATATCCACATGTACCACTCATGTCATAATCATATTTCTTATGTTTGGACCTGCAATCTTCATCTATACACGCCCGTTCACAGCTTTAGCAGCTGACAAGGTGGTTTCTTTCTTCCACACTGTAATATTTCCCTTGATGAATCCTGTGATTTATACCCTTCGAAACCAGGAAGTAAAAACTTCTATGAAAAAGTTAATCATTCGCCATATAGTTTGTTAA